AAGTGGCAGGGGCAGCAGCGGAGTCAGTTGCAGTGACACCAGGGGTAGCATCTGGTGCAGTGACAACATCGAAGGCGGTTACAGTCACAGCGGCGAATGGGGCAGGGGCAGCAGCAGAGTCAGTTGCAGTGGCGCCGGGGATAGCAGCTGGTGCAGCGACAATGTCGAAGGCGCCTACAGTCACAGCGGCGAAAGTGGCAGGGGCAGCAGCGGAGTCAGTTGCAGTGACACCAGGGGTAGCATCTGGTGCAGTGACAACATCGAAGGCGGTTACAGTCACAGCGGCGAATGGGGCAGGGGCAGGAGCGGAGTCAGTTGCAGTCACGTCGGGGGTAGCAGTTGGTGCAGTGCCGACATCGAAGGCGCCTACAGTCACAGCGGCGAAAGGGGCAGGGGCAGGAACGGAGTCCCTTGCAGTGACGCCAGGAGTAGCAGGTGGTGCAGTGAGGACATCAAAGGCGCCTACAGTCACAGCGGCGAAAGTGGCAGGGGTAGGAGCGGAGTCAGTCGCAGTCACGTCGGGGGTAGCAGCTGATGCAGTGACGACGTCGAAGGCGGCTACAGTCACAGCGGCGAAAGTGGCAGGGGCAGGAGTGGTGTCAGTTGCAGTGACGTCGGGGGTAGCGGCTGGTGCAGTTACGGTAGCGGAAGCGGCTACAGTCGCAGCGGCAATAGCGGCAGGCGCAGCGGCGGAGGCAGTTGCAGTGACGACGACGGAGGTGGTTAAAGTCGCAGCGGCAATAGCGGCTGGGGCAGCCGCGGAGGCAGTTGCACCGACCGCGAGAGAAGCGGAGGCGGCTACAGTCGCAGCAGCAATAGCAACAGAGGCGGCAGCAGAGGCAGTTGAAGTGACGGTGGCAGGGGAAGAGGTGGTTACAGTCGCAGCGGCAATAGCAGCAGGAGCAGCGGCGGAGGCGGTTGCAGTGACGTCGGGGAAAGCCGCGGGCGCCGCGGCTTCGgttgtggcggcggcggcagcagcggctcCCGCTGTTTCCATGGCAGCGGACACAGCTGCAATTGCTGCGGCGGTGGAGGCATGCCGGTGTGCCGCTTTGCCCCCCTCAGACATCCACGCGACAGCTGGAGGCGGTGGCACAAATCTCGCAACGGTCGGATGGCCGTCGCCACCCCTGAAGTCGTCTGTTGTGGCATCGCAGGTGCTAACAGACAGGTGTTGTTCTAGaataaaatttttactctgcaacaaagtgtgcactgatatgacacATCCAGGAAGATTAAAACAATGTGCTGGGACGAgattcaaactcaggacctttgcatttcgctcgCAAGTGCACAacagactgagctatccaagcacgatgaatgacccaccctcacagctttcttCCAtcggtacctcatctcctaccttctcaacTTCACAGCTTGCGGGTGTTTTTagaatgagttcgagtctcggtctagcacacggttttaatctgctaggaagtttcatgtcacAGCCAGTCCACTTCAGAGGGAAAATTTCAGACTGGAAccgtctcccaggctgtggctaagcgaagtccctgcagtatcctttcttccaggagtgctactctcACAAGTTTCACAGtagaacttctatgaagtttggaaggtaggagatgagatactgacggaagtacagctgtgaggtctgtagagcacttgcccatgcaaggcaaagatcctgagtttaaggctcagtctggcatacagttttaatctactggtaAGTTTCTTGTCAgtgcgcactccactgcagagtggaaatttcattctgggaacatcccctagtctgtggctaagccacgtctccacagtattctttcttccaggagtgctagtcgtgcaagtttgcaggagaacttccgtgaagttcAGAAGTTACGAGATGAGTTACTGGCTTAAGCAaacctgtgaggatgggtcgtgggtCGTTCTTTGGCAGCTCAATCGGTAGAACACTTGCTTACGAAAGGCAAAGCTCCAGAGTTCGAGTctaagtccggcacacatttttaatctgccaggaaatttcaagtgTTGTTCTATCTAACCATTGTCTTGCTACGTCAGTTTATCGATATTTGGTCTTATACCTTATCTCAAGGATCTAGTTTTATTTAGCTATGGATTAAATGAATTCCTTTCCAACTATTTATCTCTCTCCACTATTGGCGATTTTCTGTGCATAGTGCCAATAGTGGTTGAAACACTTGTTTCTTTCCCCCAGTGGGAAACAGTACAAAATTTTCACCATGGCTAAGTACCTCATTTCTCAAGCAGGTTCGGAGTTCTAAAGTAAGAGGATCCGTAAGCGGTCGCCAAGGTTTGCACGACCACACCCGTACTGTCTGGTACATCTCTCGTAATCTCAGACGACGTAAATGAAAAGAACTTCTCCCATTTGGCGGGCGATATTAATATTCAGATGATGATGGGATTTCAGGTTGATCTCTGATACAGTATCCAGCCGTGTAAGGTGTCAACCACATTCCTACTAGCAGGAGGCCACTGAATTGTTTGGATACTGGGGAAAGGTGGTAGTTATTCATAACAAATATTCTGAAATCAGAATGGAATAGTATATTAATAAGCCGAGGGCGGTCTTCATTGACATTACGCAATAGAAAACAACGCAGAGAACAAATATGTTAAGTATACCTACACATACAAAGCTAAGAACAAATCGGAGATAAAATACTGTACCATGAGAAGCAGATCTAGATGAGAATGTGAGGAAGGCCTAGATGAATTTTATCGCATGGCTGGCACCTCTGGCATCGTATCGCGATATAGTCATGATCACAGGGTGAACGAAACGCCGAGCGAGATTGAGTGACATTACTAAAGTGTCTTCAGAATAATGAGCAGTTAACTATACTACCCCATGGCGGTGACTCTCTACAGCAAAATGGGGTTTGGAACGGCGTTGATGCACCAGCTGCTGGCCTTTCTCAGAAGATCTGACCAAACGGGGCAGATGTGGCGGCGGCCAGGCCTTTTAAAAGCTGACTGGCGTCATAATCTGGCGTACCTAGGACTGCGAACAATatcaccagtgccaaccttgtgggCAGAGGTCTCAGCTAGCGCTCGCCTGCTGTCTCATAGAAGCAGCCCACTTCCTTTTTTCTCCAGAGGTTGCCGACCCTGGCACAACCTCAACTGCTGGAAAAGCAGGCTTTCCTGCAATCCTACGAGTCTCTCGAGCAAGAAGACACTTCTTTCAAATTTTGATCATTTTTAACAGTTGCCACCATCTTGAGTAAATTATTAGATATTATTGATAAGAAAATTATGAATACATCAGCTTACTATTCGTCAACAGAGAGTCCTGAATCTGTCACCTGATTTATTAGTACTCGACTCATCCTTCGTTTTCGGTCTTGTGCAGCCACATCGTGCGCGTCACGGCAGTGGCCATCTTTGGAATGTTCGTAACACGTTGTGTTACAACTTTCAGTAGTAGCGGAAGGTGCCTTGAGTGACAAGTTGAGGACAAAAATCCATGTCCAGAAAGTCGTCCGTTGTTGCCTCAGAGATTAAAAGTTATGGTGGTTCACTCCTGTTTTCGGCAGCAAACTTATGTACCATGACTGATCGTAAGTGAAACATTTCACCATGGTGATTGTGGGGCGGTGAGTTAAAATTAAAGCTACGTTAATTAGTTTTAGACGTTTTTTAAAGTTTGAATGTTGAAATGTTTGTGCGATTTTTTAATACCATTGCCTTTTACAATGTCCTGAAAATTATTTATGCGGACAGCCAGAAAGAGATGTAGAACATGGTGTCCATAATCCACAAGTCAATTACTCAGCTCGccgaaactgaaataaaatgctCTAACTCTCTAAGTATAATGCAGAGGAGTCAGGAACTACGACAGTCAATGGAGGTCTACTATCGTTATTATACATTCCAGTAAAGTTCACATACACAAGTACTGATTTTGCAAATCATAAATTATTTCTATTGTAATCAGCACTCGACACAGTTCAGAGACGTTCGAAGTCTCAAGTATTATTAGTTATCGTTCTGTCTGTTAATTAGGCACAGTTGATTACTTGtcttaaaagtgaaaaataatcttTGCCTCTTGCAATACTATTTTCTGTAACATAGCAGGCGGCATAtaaaacaaaacactaaaaattaaatatGGGCTTCCCAATAAACTATTAATCCATGAAAGTTCATTTTTACTCAGTTGCACAAAAACAACGTTATATCAGATTCAATCGAAAAAATACCACGTCCGTCATCGTTAACGTCATCCGAGGCGTACCTGACACGGTCGCAGACAGAATAACGTTGCGAGACACATCACGTACGACTGACGACGATGGAATAACTTCTCGAGTGAAGACACGTCAGTCTTTATATACCCTCGGTGTGGACGCAAACAGAACACCGCTGCAAAACGTTTCCAGCGCTGCAGCAGTGCTCAGCTAGCACCCTTTTTgagtacaaaataatttatttcaatattaattgaagccTGACAAGGTTCCCGATATTTTTCTGGGTAAAACTGCACTGTGTTTATGATCTACAAAAATCTCAGCGTCATAACTCTTAAACCTTAACTTCTAGAATTTTTTAAGTGGAACAGAGGGGTGATTGTGAACTCTGAATCGTCTCTTTCCTAACTTCTGCACCTTGATCAACTAACAGCATCATCTTGAAAGTCGGTACAGCTCTATCATTACATGTATAGTGCTGTCATTCAAGATTTATATCTTAATTAAAAAGTTAATCTAACTCGAtttttggtcccggcggaggttcgagtcctccgtcgggcatgggtatgtgtgttcgtccttaggataatttaggttaagttgcgtgtaagcttagggacacatgaccttagcagttaagtcccataagatttcacacacatttgaacatttaactcGATTTTGCAATTTTAATCTAAAATTGGTTTTTACCTAATAAGTCAAAAAGTAAAAGAGGTAGCTTCTTGAAAACCGCTACAATATGTTTCTTCAGGAAACAGACCCTACATACGGAAATACAACATTCTACCTTTAATGTCAGGTGCTTTTGAAACTTCTCAAAAGTGGATTTTTGTGGAAATTAATCATCATATCATGCTGAGACTCAAAACATTTACCATCGGCACAGTTTTGTAACATAACGCGCTATTCTTTGTCTGCTCTGCCTGGGCATGCATCAGGCGCTGGCGGCTTGACCTTAGCCGGAGAGGGGGAGACCTATCTCTCACTCGCCACCGTAGACATACAGATACACTGTTTGCTTCCCCACAGCGTGACAACTTTCACGGCGATAGATAGCATCGAACACGCCTGCATCTGTCGGAACAACACTGTAGACACCGCTAAGTGGAGTGTGAGAGTACAAACTCACGCTTACTCCCGAAGGAGTGGACTAGCAACATGTGTTAGTCACAGTAACTTTGTCTATACATAGCATCCTTCAATTACTTTTCCAAACATGAAATCCTGtcctcagtttgttcctcaagacacgtcCTAAAACTATATTTAATGCATGTCAGCTGTGAAGTACACACAATCAATATGAAGCTGTAATGTAATAAAATCTTTGGTAATATCTTTGTATATGATTGGGACAGCTgttttgtacttcagtctgcatgttGACATACCAAGAGAATAAGTCTGATGTTGGTGCATAAAATGATGTGGTTTCCCAGTGGCTTGTTGCTCAAGATCTACTAAGGTTATATTAAACATGTTTCT
This Schistocerca nitens isolate TAMUIC-IGC-003100 chromosome 1, iqSchNite1.1, whole genome shotgun sequence DNA region includes the following protein-coding sequences:
- the LOC126240796 gene encoding ice-structuring glycoprotein-like, which encodes MPQQTTSGVATAIRPLRDLCHRLQLSRGCLRGAKRHTGMPPPPQQLQLSAFDVVTASAATPDVTATDSAPTPATFAAVTVGAFDVLTAPPATPGVTARDSVPAPAPFAAVTVGAFDVGTAPTATPDVTATDSAPAPAPFAAVTVTAFDVVTAPDATPGVTATDSAAAPATFAAVTVGAFDIVAAPAAIPGATATDSAAAPAPFAAVTVTAFDVVTAPDATPGVTATDSAAAPATFAAVTVGAFDIVTAPAATPGATATDSAAAPATFAAVTVGAFDVGTAPAATPDSAAAPATFAALPVTTFASDFVAAPATSPDVTETFSPAGPITFAVAALAASTSAVVAAHVAVAEGSDTASAKTGAAAPATIVDGTATAGADTVTAAVADDKALAPLTTRPFVVSPTGGCCALPSVTTGSRDPL